The window GGAGTTCGCCGCCGTCGCCGCCGTCGCCGCCCTCCTCGGGAGCGTTTTCCCTGATCTCGACCTCTTCGTCGGCACCCACAGAAAAACCCTCCATTTCCCGGTCATCGGCTGGGCTCTCGCCCTGCCCGCGACCGCCTGGGCCGCCCTCGTACCCTCGACTGCGAGCGTCGGTACTGCCTTCTTCGCGCTCGGGGCGACCGTCCACGCCGTGACCGACGCCGCGGGTGCGGGCCACGAACTCCGCCCGTGGGAGCGCACGTCCCAGCAGGCGGTCTACGCCCACTTTCCCGGGCGGTGGATCGCTCCTCGGAGATGGATCCGCTACGACGGCGCGCCTGAGGACCTCGCGCTGATGGGAGTCGTCAGCCTTCCTGTACTGATCCTCTACGACGGGTTCGTCAGGAACGTCATGCTCGTGGCACTGGGGATTTCGGTGTTCTACACCACCATCAGAAAGCGCATGCCCGACCTCACGCCCGAGTGGCTGAAGTGAGCGCCCGATAGCGCTCTCCCGAACTCGTCTCGGCGTCGAGTTCCCGGCGGATCCGCTCCGAGAGCCATCCCTCGTTGATGAACCGGTCGTAGACGGGGAGGCGCTCGTCGAGCGGGACGTCCGCCTCGCTTGCGATGTCCTCCAGTTCCCGGAGCGCGGGCCACGCATACGCCGGGTTGATGTGATCGTCGGTGACCGGCGACACGCCCCCGAGATCGTCGACCCCGCAGTCGAGCAGTTCTCTGACGGGCGCGAGGTTCGGCGGCACCTGCACCGAGACCTCCTCCGGGAGGACCCCTCGGGCCATCGAGACGGTCCGGCGCATGGTTTCGAGATCGGGCGATCCCTCGCGCCACCGCTCGTTGTTCGAGACGGGCTGGACGATCACCTCCTGGATGTGGCCGTAGCGCTCGTGGAGTTCACCGATCGCGAGCAGACTCTCCGCCCTGTCCTGCCAGTTCTCACCGATGCCGACGAGGATACCGGTGGTAAAGGGGACGCCGAGTTCGCCCGCGGTTCGGAGCGTGTCGAGCCGCTGGCCCGGCGACTTCGCTCGGGGGCCACCGTGGGCCTGCACGTCTGCGGTCGTTTCCAGCATCACGCCCATGCTCGCGTTGGCGTCGGCGACCTCGGCCATTTGTTCGCGCGTCTGGTCGCCGGGGTTCGAGTGGGGCAGGATTCCGATGTCGAGCGCGAGTTCACAGAGTTCGCGCAGGTAAGTGTGGATCGAGTCGTGGCCCCACTCTGCGAGCTGGCCGTGGACCTCAGTGTATCGGTCGTCGGGGTCGTCGCCGAAGGTAAATAGTGCCTCCGTACAGCCGGCCTCGACGCCGGTTTCGAGGATCTCGCGCACTTCCTCGCGCGACAGGAGGCTCGCCTGCCCCGGCGGGTCGTAGTACGTACAGTAGGTACAGGTGTAGCGGCAGGCCGTCGTCAGGGGCACGAAGACGTTTCGCGCGAAGGTGAGCCTCGGCGCGGGGGAGACGTCCGCGGGCCCGACCGAGAGCGCCCGCTCGATCTCGCCGTCGCCGATCTCGATGTCGATGCCGTACTCCTCGGCCCCCGGAATCATCGTTTTCCACTACTCGCCCAGCGACAAAAACCCATGGTACCGGTCGCACGGATTTATGTTCGCGTTCGCCTAACGGCGAGCCGGCTTTCCCGTCGAACGAGTTCGAACCCCACATCCCGGAGCCAGTCGGCCGCCCGCCCCTCCCCATGGAGCAACACCTCGACTAAATCGTCGGGTTCGTCGACGTCGGTCGCCAATCTGTAAGAGTCGACGACTTCGACCGAACCGAGTCCGGCGGCCGCCGCCCGGTGTTTGAGGAACGAACCGCCGTGGTAATCGACCCGGAAGTCGGGATGGCGGGCGACGATCGCGTTCGTCCCGCCGCCGCGCCCCGGAGCGAGCACGACGTCGCCGGAGACCTCGAAGAGCGCTCGAAGAGCCTCGGGCGTGGCGAGGGGCAGGTCGGCCATCACGACCGCCGTCTCGGTTTCAGGGCCGAACGCCCCGTTGACCGCTTCGGTGAGTGCCCGATCGTCGACGGTCACGGGACCGTCCGCGTCGAGGGGGGCGGTCGCGAGCACCTCGGGATCGCCGCCGGCCGCCCGGATCGCCGCCAGCGTGTCCCCGAGCATCGCCCGGGCGAACTGGCGGCGCTCTTCGCGATCGAGAACGCCCGAGAGGCGGCTCTTGGGATCGGTCGCGTCGAAGGGGACGACGACGCGCATCGCTCGCCGGTCGGCGGCGGGCGTTAATAAGAGCGGGGGTTCCCGAGCGGGAGCTATCCGCGCAGGTACTCCCGTAGCGTCAGGAGGTCGCCCTCGCTCACGCCGAAGGCACCGATGTCGTTGTCCCGCGTGGTGTTGTCGAACTCGAGCGAGCGGACCTGATCGGCACCGAAGGGGACGAACGGGATCGGGTCGATCACCGCGGATCCGATCTTGGCGAACGCCATCGGTAGGGGAACGATCGTCACGTTGCCGCCGCGCGTGAGTTTCGCGACCTCCGCCATCGTCAACACGTCCGGCCCGCCGATCTCGTAGATCTCGCCGACGTGGCGCTCGTCGGCGACGGCGTCACCGGAATCCGACGGGTTCGGGTCGCCAGTCGACGTCCCTTCGACGGCGTCCGCGAGCATCGAGGCGACGTCCTCGACCCAAATGGGCTGAAAGCGGGTCCGTCCCCCGCCGGGAAGCGGCGCGATGACGGGCGGCGTGAGCTTCCTCGTAAAGGGGACGAACTCCCCACCGTCGCCGAAGACGACCGAGGGGCGAAAGATCACCCAATCGAGCGTCGAGTCGCGTACTACCGCTTCGGCCTTTCCCTTCGCGCGGATGTACGCCGTCGGCCCGTCGGGGTCGGCTCCCAGCGCGCTCATCTGTATCAGTCGGGAGACGCCGGCGTCTTCGGCGGCGTCGACGACGTTTCTCGTCCCGCCGAGATGCACCGATTCATGGGTCTTCCCACCCTTCGGTTCGAACAGCGGCGAGAGCGCGACGAGGTTCACAACGACGTCCTGACCCGAGAGATCGAGCGACCCCCGGTCGGTGACGTCGCCCTGCTCGACCGACACGCCCGCGGGCAGGTCGCTCGCGTCGGGCGAGCGCGCGAGCGCGGTCACGTCGTGGCCCCGGTCGTCGAGCTCCGCACACAGATGCCGTCCGATAAAGCCCGTTCCGCCGGTCACCAGAACCTTCATACTCGGTACAGGGATCGATCCGCCGTAAAGCTACCTCCCTCGGCGGGAACCCGCGATGGATTCGAAGGAGTGTAATGGGTCCTGAGCGAACCGCCGATATGCTCGTTACGTTGGAGGGCCTCGACGGCAGCGGCAAGACCACCGTCCACGAGGCGCTCCGGGACACCTATCCGGACGCGGTCTTCACCCGCGAACCGACCGGCTCGTGGTACGGCGAGGCGGTCTCGCGCTCGATCGCCGACGACGACGCCGACCCGCTCGCCGAACTCTTCCTCTACACTGCGGATCACGCCGACCACCTCTCTCGAACGGTGCGTCCCGCCCTCGACGCCGGCGAGTTGGTGATCTCGGATCGATACTCCGATTCGCGCTACGCCTATCAGGGCGCCGCGCTCGACGGGATTATCGACCGCCCGATGGAGTACGTCCGCGGGGTCCACTCGCCGTTCACCCGCCCGCCCGATCTCACGCTCTACCTCGACGTCGACCCCGAGACGGGTGCGAAACGCAGCGGTGCGACGAACAAGTTCGAGCAATCGGACTACCTCGAACGGGTGCAAGGGAACTACGAACGCCTCGTGAAGGCGGAGCCGGGGCGGTTCGTCAGGATCGACGCGCATCGCTCGCCAGAGGCGGTCCTCGACGGGGTCGAACGGGTGCTTTCGGGGGCGCTCTAACCTTCGCGAGCCAGATCGACCTCCTCGGGCGTGGGCATCCAGAACAGGTCGATTGCGAAGCCGAGCAACAGCGGCATGAGGATCGTCACCAGAACGACGGTCTGCCGGTCGATAGCCCCGAAGATCGGCAGCTGGCCGAAGAACAGAAGCGAGAGGGCCAGTACGATGGGAACGAGAAACAGCGAGAACGCGATCGTCCCGCCGCGGGTATCGAGGCGCAGCCGGAAAAACCGGATCAGTACCGACGCGACCACCGTGTGAACGCCGACGACGACCGCGAGGCCGACGAGCGTCCCGAGGCTGAGCATGGAGGCCATAGGGGAGCCGAACCCTTTTCGGTATCGGAATCGCTTTCGTCCCCCCGAGAGTCCGACCGGCCATGTACCGCGTCATCGACGACCACTCCCTCTCGGAAACGGACATCGGCGAGGACGTCGCCCGGGCGCTCTACCGGGACATGGTGCGCGCGCGACGCTTCGACGAGCGGGCGATTTCCCTCCAACGCCGGGGCTGGATGAGCGGCTACCCGCCATTCGTCGGTCAGGAGGCCTCACAGGTCGGCGCGGCCCACGCGCTCGCCGAGGAGGACTGGCTCGTCCCGACCTACCGACAGAACGCCGCCCAGATAGCTAGAGGGGTCCCGATGCGCGACCTCCTCGGATTTCGCCGGGGTCACCCCGAATACGCCTCGGATCACGACGTCCCCATCCTCCCGCAGGCGGTGCCGATCGGCTCCCAGCTCCCTCACGCCGCGGGACTCGGAATGGCCATCGGGTATCGGGGGGACGACGCGGCCGTTCTCTGTTGTTTCGGCGATGGCGCAACCAGCGAGGGCGACTTCCACGAGGCGCTGAACTTCGCGGGCGTCTTCGAGACGCCGACGGTCTTCTTCTGTGAGAACAACGGGTGGGCGATCTCGATGCCCCGCGAGCGCCAGACCGCAAGCGAGTCCATCGCGATCAAGGCCGACGCCTACGGCATCACGGGCACGCAAGTCGACGGCAACGACCCGCTCGCAGTGTATGCCGTGGTTCGTAAAGCGCTCTCGAAAGCCCGTGAGGGCGAGCCCGTGCTGGTCGAGAGTCTGACCTACCGCCGGGGTGCCCACACCACGAGCGACGACCCCTCGCGCTATCGCGACGAGGAGGACCTCCCCGAGTGGCGCACCGCGGACCCGATCGAGCGCTACGAGACGTACCTGCTCGAGGGGGACCTCATCGACGGGGAGCTGATCGAGCGGATCGAGTCCGAGGTCGAAACGGAGCTAACGGAGGCGGTCGAGCGCGCCGAATCCGGGTCCGAGGCGCGTCCGGAGGCGGTGTTCGACTCGGTCTACGACGGGCTCACACCGGAGTTGGAAGAACAGAGAGCGTGGATCGCAGGGTTCGTCGAGCGGGGATTCGAACCGGAGAGCTGAGCACTGAGCGCTAGTCGAGCGAGATGTACGTCTTCGTGTTCTCGATCCCGTCGAGCCCCTGCAGCTCCGTCGAAGCCGTATGGAGGACCTCGTAGACCTCGTCGGTTTCGATCTCGACGACGAGGTCGTAGTCCCCGGCGACGATGTGTGCCTCCGCGATCGCGTCGACCCCGCGAGCGGCCTCGACCATCGCTTCCGACTGTCCCGGCCCCGTCTTCACCATGACGAACGCGTGTACCATCACCCATGATATTAGTTATCATGAATCAAAAACCTTTGCCTGATAGCGTCCGGTATGGCCCGTCGAGTCGCCTTACAGCCCGCTCTCCGCGAGGATCCGTCGGCCGGACTCCACGAGCCGGTCCTGCTTGTCGCGGGCGGTCGCGTTACAGAGATCACCGTCGCGCTTGACCACGCGGCCGTCGACGAGCACGGTGTCGACGTTCTCGATCCCCGTCTGGAAGACGACCGTCTCGATCGGGTCGTGGACGGGCGTCGTGTTGACGTCGTCGGCCCCGATCAGGGTCATGTCGGCGCGCTTGCCCGGCGTCAGCGAGCCGATCTCGTCGTCGAGCCCGAGCGCCCGGGCGCCCTCGATGGTCGCGAGCTCGAGGGCGTCGCGGGCGCTGAGCGAGAGCTCCTCGACCTGCCCGCCGGCGTCGATCGTCGGCTGGTTGTCGAGCGCGCGCTGGGTCTGGAGGCCCACGCGCGTCTGGGTGAACATATCGCCGCTCACGCCGGAGACGATGTCGACGCCGATCGAGGGTATCCCCCCGCCGTCGATGGTCTCCCGGAGCGCCGGCATTCCCATCCCCATCTGCATCTCGACCTCGGGGGTAATCGACACCGATCCGCCGGAATCGCCGATCAGGCCGAACTCCTCGTCGGTGAGGCGGTTGGCGTGGACGTAGTTCAGGTCGTCGCCGAGCAGATCGAGCTCATCGAGCGTCTCGACGCCGCCCGGTCCGAGCGAGCCGATATGCATCGACGCGGGGATCCCGAGCTCGCGGGCGAGCTCGATGTCCTGGGTGACGACCTCGTCGGTCGAGTAGTCGGGGCCGCGGATCCCCATCGCCAGCGTGAGCAGCCCGTCGTTCGCGGGGAACCGCTCGTCGTGGAGCCGCCGGATATCGTCGGGGTGGGGTTTCGTACTCTCCTCCCACCACGTGGCGCTGTCGTCGCCGGGCTGGCCGTGGGCGAACACCGCCCGGATTCCGGCCTCCTCCAGCCCGTCGATCGCCCGGTCGGTGTGGTCGGGCGAGTTCGCGATGTGGAACCAGTCGAGGATCGTCGTCGTCCCGGCGTTGAGCTGCTCGATCCCGCCGAAGAGGTTGCCGAGATAGGCGTCCTCCGGTGTGTAGTGGCTACTGATCTCCCCGAGCATCGTATCGAGGTACTCCGTGAACGACCAGTCGCCGGCGACGCCCCGAACGCCGGCCTGCCACGCGTGGAGATGCGTGTTGACGAAGCCCGGCACGACGATCGAGTCGCCGGCGTCGATGACCTCGTCCGCCGAAGCGTCGATGTCGTGGTCGATCCGGGCGATCCGACCGCCCTCGACGAGCACGTCGGCGTCGTGGAGCACGCCGAGGTCGGGATCGACCGTCACGACCGTCCCGTTCTCGATCAGTGTTCGGCCCCCCACGGAGCCCTCCGAGGACGCGGAACCCGCCGCGTCGTGGCCCTCCGCGGCGGCCGCGCCCGCGGGAACGAACGACAGCGCCGCCAGCGCGGAGCCCGTCCCTTTGAGGTAGTTGCGTCGTGATACGTCCGTCTCGGTCCCGTCGTCGTCTTTCATCATGCGATTCGAGGTTCGGGCCGAGCGAGAATGGGAGTTCGTTCGGTACATACCAACACCGGTACGGCCGCCGAACCATCCCGTTATACGGATGTTAACGTGGGTGAAGAATCAGGTGGGGTCGAAGGACTGCGGTCCGCTCGGGTCGGTATCAGTCGTCGCCGACCGCGGCGGTCGGGGGGACCGATTCGCCGTTCTCCGTGCCGGCGAACGTCGTGGCGAGCCACGCCTCGGCCCGGGTGAGGCGGTACTGGAGCGTCGAGGTCGCGATCCCCTCGGTTGCCGCGATCTCTTGGATCGAGGCGCGCCGCGGGGTCTCGTAGTAGCCGTGTTCGACGGCCAGCTCCACGGCTTCCCGTTGTTCGTAGGGCAGGTCGGTACGTGTCATTCGGTCGTCGGGCCACTCGGGCGAGTGGCTCAGACGCTCGAACTCCAGTTCGATCCCCGCGCGGAGGTTCCCGTCGAGGTCGTCGTGGATCGCGCTCATGGCCGCGTCGTCCTCGGCGAGGATCCGCCAGCGGTACTCCTCGCCGTGCTGTTCGGCCCGACAGAGGACGCCGTCCCCGAGGTGTTTCGCCGCGAGATAGGGGACCGAGCGACAGCCCTCGCCCTCCGACTGCCGGGAGTAGATACGCCGCCTCGTCGGGCGTTCTTCGAGGACCTCGTGGTGCCAGTCGATCGGGCAGCCCCCCATCCCTCGGAGGCTCGAGCAGCGGGTGATCCCCGCGAGCTGTTCGTCGTAGTCCGCGAGCGCCTCTTCCGGGCCAGTAACCTCGTCGACGCGCCACATCGTCTCGGTCGTCGCGTGACACGATGTCGTCCGCGCGTACAGCCCGGGATGGTCGATGAAGACGTCCATCAGGTGGTCAGCACCGTCGTCGTAGCTCACCGTGAACGCGAACTCTCGCATACCTTCGGTTAGAGAAGCGATCATATGAACGCACGGTCGTCCCGTCGACGGACCCCGCCGCCGCCCGAACGGATACGACCACGACAGGTGGGGTAACATTATTCACACCCCCCGGCGTATGGTGGCCCATGCGATTCGTTATTATCGGTGCCGGTCGGGTCGGGTTGCGCACGGCGCGCGTGCTCTCGGCGGAGGGCCACGAGGTCACGCTCGTCGAACGGGACGCGGACATGGCGGATCGCGCCAGATCGGAGGGGTATGACGTCGTCGAGGGCGACGGCGGCCGCGAGTCGATCCTCGAGGAGGCGGGCGTCGACACTGCGGATGCGGTAGGGGCACTCACGAGCGACCTCAACACCAACTTCGCGGCCTGTATGATCGCGAAACACTACGGCTGTCGGACGATCCTCCGGATCGACGAGGACTACCGCGAGGAGATCTACAGGAGATACGCCGACGAGGTCGACGAGATCGTCTACCCCGAACGGCTGGGCGCCATCGGCGCGAAAAACGCGCTGCTGGGCGGGGACATCCGGGCGATCGCCGACATCGCACAGAACCTCCAAGTGGTCGAACTCACCGTTCGGTCCGACTCCCCGACGAAGGGCTATACGATCAGCGAGCTCTCCCTGCCGGCCGACGCCACGCTGCTCGCGTTCGGAAAAAAAGAGGGGGTGCTCTCGATCCCCACGCCGGACGAATCGCTCGAAGAGGGCGACCGCCTCGCGGTACTTGCCGACTTCGCCGTGCTCGACGACGTCCGACAGCTCATCGTCGGCACCGCGGAACGTGCCCCAGCAGGAGGTATCTGAACATGGTTACAGCATACGTCATGGTGAAAGCGAACACGGGAGAGGCGGACCGGCTCAAGACTGCCATCGAGGAGATCGACGGCGTCGGCGAGGCCCACATCGTCGCCGGCGACGTCGACATCATCGCCAAACTGGACGTGGACTCTCCCGGCCGGGTGAAGGAGATCTCCGCAAATGCGATTCAGGGGATCTCCGGCGTCGAGGACACGCGGACGTACATCGCGATGGACTAAGCGCCGCCCTCGTCGTAGTTCTGTGTCGCCCGCTCCATCAGCGACGCCGCCGGCTCGTCGTACTCGTAGCCCGGGACCAGTCCCTGCATCCAAGTCCCCTCGACGAACTCGGCGAGCGCCTTCGCGTTCTCGGCGGCGCGCTCGGGGTTCGCACTCGAAAACGTCATCTCGACGCGGACCTCGCGCCCCGTTTTCGTCACCTCGACGTCGACGTTCGTCTGCCCGCTCGTGACCTGCGTCGGGTCCTCGAGCCGGAGCGCCAGGGTGTCGAGCCAGCCGTCCTCGACCACTCCGGCGACCGTCTCGCCCTCGACGACGGCGTCGAGCGTCGGCGCGTGGACGACGACGCGGTAGGTCGCCTCTCCGTCCTCGTCGATCGTCTCGACGCGCGTCTCGAAGGGCATCGTCGTCAGTTCGTGTCCCGTCTCGTCTCGTTCGAACGCCGCGTGGTTCGACAGGACGTCCTCTGGGTCAGTCATTGGCGGCTGGAGGGTATCGGCGAGTAAGGGGGTTACGGCTTAGGCGTTCTCGTCGTCGGGGTTCCGGGCCGCCCCCATCGCGTCGACGTCGTAGCTGTTGCGCTCCTCGATCGCCCGGAGGTGCTGGTCGATCTCGGTTTCGAGCGCGTCGGCCCGTTCGGCGTCGACGTCGCCCGACTCGCGGAGATCGGAGAGCTCGTCGCGGGCGGATTCCAGTCGGTCGTGGGCGCGCTCGTCGTCCTCGATCTCGGTTGCTTCCCCCAGTCCGGTCTCGATTTCATCGAGTGCGTCTGCCATACCTTCACGACGAGTTCCGGGATCGTATAGTTGCGGGTCGCACGACGGGACGCTACCGTTTTCCGGCGTCGCACAGTAGGTGCGCCATGTCAGTCTCACAGGGTCGAGACCGCGATCCGAACGCACGGTGGAGGAGCGAATGGCCGTAGACGCATTCTCGGTCGGCGGGCTGCTGTTGGCGCTCGTGCTCGTGGTGCTGAACGGGTTTTTCGTCGCCTCGGAGTTCGCCTTCGTGCGGATCCGGTCGACCGCCGTCGACCAGCTCGTCGAGGAGGGACGAGCCGGTGGCGACACGCTCGCCGAAGTCATCGACAGCCTCGACGACTACCTCGCGACGACCCAACTCGGGATCACGATCGCCTCGCTGGGGCTCGGATGGGTCGGCGAACCCGCCGTCGCGGCGCTGATCGAACCGGTGCTCGAATCCGTGCTTCCCGCCGGCGCGATCTCGGTCGTGGCGTTCGGGATCGGGTTCGGCCTAATCACGTTTCTGCACGTCGTCTTCGGGGAACTGGCGCCGAAGACGCTCGCCATTCAACGGGCCGAGCGCGTTTCGTTGCTGGTGGCCACGCCGATGAAGCTCTTTTACTACCTGTTTCTCCCCGGGATCATCGTGTTCAACGGCACCGCGAACGCCTTCACCCGGGCGCTCGGGATCCCCTCGGCCTCCGAAACAGAGGAAACGCTCACCGAGGAGGAGATCCTCTCGGTGCTTTCGCATTCGGGCCGACGTGGCGAGATCGATATGGGCGAAGTCAGGATGATCGAACACGTCTTCGACCTGAACGATACGAGCGTCCGGCAGGTCATGATCCCCCGTCCCGACGTCGTGTGGTTCCTCGCTGACCGTCCCCTGTCGGAGCTCTCCTCGGCGATCGTGGAGGCGGGCCATACCCGCTATCCCGTCCTCGACGAGGCTGAC is drawn from Halalkalicoccus subterraneus and contains these coding sequences:
- a CDS encoding complex I NDUFA9 subunit family protein, which produces MKVLVTGGTGFIGRHLCAELDDRGHDVTALARSPDASDLPAGVSVEQGDVTDRGSLDLSGQDVVVNLVALSPLFEPKGGKTHESVHLGGTRNVVDAAEDAGVSRLIQMSALGADPDGPTAYIRAKGKAEAVVRDSTLDWVIFRPSVVFGDGGEFVPFTRKLTPPVIAPLPGGGRTRFQPIWVEDVASMLADAVEGTSTGDPNPSDSGDAVADERHVGEIYEIGGPDVLTMAEVAKLTRGGNVTIVPLPMAFAKIGSAVIDPIPFVPFGADQVRSLEFDNTTRDNDIGAFGVSEGDLLTLREYLRG
- the tmk gene encoding dTMP kinase translates to MLVTLEGLDGSGKTTVHEALRDTYPDAVFTREPTGSWYGEAVSRSIADDDADPLAELFLYTADHADHLSRTVRPALDAGELVISDRYSDSRYAYQGAALDGIIDRPMEYVRGVHSPFTRPPDLTLYLDVDPETGAKRSGATNKFEQSDYLERVQGNYERLVKAEPGRFVRIDAHRSPEAVLDGVERVLSGAL
- a CDS encoding helix-turn-helix domain-containing protein, giving the protein MREFAFTVSYDDGADHLMDVFIDHPGLYARTTSCHATTETMWRVDEVTGPEEALADYDEQLAGITRCSSLRGMGGCPIDWHHEVLEERPTRRRIYSRQSEGEGCRSVPYLAAKHLGDGVLCRAEQHGEEYRWRILAEDDAAMSAIHDDLDGNLRAGIELEFERLSHSPEWPDDRMTRTDLPYEQREAVELAVEHGYYETPRRASIQEIAATEGIATSTLQYRLTRAEAWLATTFAGTENGESVPPTAAVGDD
- the cofG gene encoding 7,8-didemethyl-8-hydroxy-5-deazariboflavin synthase subunit CofG, whose product is MIPGAEEYGIDIEIGDGEIERALSVGPADVSPAPRLTFARNVFVPLTTACRYTCTYCTYYDPPGQASLLSREEVREILETGVEAGCTEALFTFGDDPDDRYTEVHGQLAEWGHDSIHTYLRELCELALDIGILPHSNPGDQTREQMAEVADANASMGVMLETTADVQAHGGPRAKSPGQRLDTLRTAGELGVPFTTGILVGIGENWQDRAESLLAIGELHERYGHIQEVIVQPVSNNERWREGSPDLETMRRTVSMARGVLPEEVSVQVPPNLAPVRELLDCGVDDLGGVSPVTDDHINPAYAWPALRELEDIASEADVPLDERLPVYDRFINEGWLSERIRRELDAETSSGERYRALTSATRA
- the pdhA gene encoding pyruvate dehydrogenase (acetyl-transferring) E1 component subunit alpha, which gives rise to MYRVIDDHSLSETDIGEDVARALYRDMVRARRFDERAISLQRRGWMSGYPPFVGQEASQVGAAHALAEEDWLVPTYRQNAAQIARGVPMRDLLGFRRGHPEYASDHDVPILPQAVPIGSQLPHAAGLGMAIGYRGDDAAVLCCFGDGATSEGDFHEALNFAGVFETPTVFFCENNGWAISMPRERQTASESIAIKADAYGITGTQVDGNDPLAVYAVVRKALSKAREGEPVLVESLTYRRGAHTTSDDPSRYRDEEDLPEWRTADPIERYETYLLEGDLIDGELIERIESEVETELTEAVERAESGSEARPEAVFDSVYDGLTPELEEQRAWIAGFVERGFEPES
- a CDS encoding potassium channel family protein, with translation MRFVIIGAGRVGLRTARVLSAEGHEVTLVERDADMADRARSEGYDVVEGDGGRESILEEAGVDTADAVGALTSDLNTNFAACMIAKHYGCRTILRIDEDYREEIYRRYADEVDEIVYPERLGAIGAKNALLGGDIRAIADIAQNLQVVELTVRSDSPTKGYTISELSLPADATLLAFGKKEGVLSIPTPDESLEEGDRLAVLADFAVLDDVRQLIVGTAERAPAGGI
- a CDS encoding metal-dependent hydrolase gives rise to the protein MMNTTHGAIGVALASVTVLLAPEFAAVAAVAALLGSVFPDLDLFVGTHRKTLHFPVIGWALALPATAWAALVPSTASVGTAFFALGATVHAVTDAAGAGHELRPWERTSQQAVYAHFPGRWIAPRRWIRYDGAPEDLALMGVVSLPVLILYDGFVRNVMLVALGISVFYTTIRKRMPDLTPEWLK
- a CDS encoding Lrp/AsnC family transcriptional regulator — translated: MVTAYVMVKANTGEADRLKTAIEEIDGVGEAHIVAGDVDIIAKLDVDSPGRVKEISANAIQGISGVEDTRTYIAMD
- a CDS encoding Lrp/AsnC family transcriptional regulator; the encoded protein is MVHAFVMVKTGPGQSEAMVEAARGVDAIAEAHIVAGDYDLVVEIETDEVYEVLHTASTELQGLDGIENTKTYISLD
- a CDS encoding hemolysin family protein, with product MAVDAFSVGGLLLALVLVVLNGFFVASEFAFVRIRSTAVDQLVEEGRAGGDTLAEVIDSLDDYLATTQLGITIASLGLGWVGEPAVAALIEPVLESVLPAGAISVVAFGIGFGLITFLHVVFGELAPKTLAIQRAERVSLLVATPMKLFYYLFLPGIIVFNGTANAFTRALGIPSASETEETLTEEEILSVLSHSGRRGEIDMGEVRMIEHVFDLNDTSVRQVMIPRPDVVWFLADRPLSELSSAIVEAGHTRYPVLDEADEVVGFLDTKDVLRAIEADSPTEPTAGELARELRIIPESGRVDDLLSDFQRDRTQMAAVIDEWGAFEGIVTVEDVIEEIVGDLQDQFDIESEQREPAIDRLDGGAYAIDGGVAISTVNETLGTDFERTEFETVGGLVLERLNRVPEAGDTVSADGYRLTAEEVEGTRISTVVVRKEKAEERSEPSE
- a CDS encoding DUF5813 family protein codes for the protein MTDPEDVLSNHAAFERDETGHELTTMPFETRVETIDEDGEATYRVVVHAPTLDAVVEGETVAGVVEDGWLDTLALRLEDPTQVTSGQTNVDVEVTKTGREVRVEMTFSSANPERAAENAKALAEFVEGTWMQGLVPGYEYDEPAASLMERATQNYDEGGA
- the cofC gene encoding 2-phospho-L-lactate guanylyltransferase, with amino-acid sequence MRVVVPFDATDPKSRLSGVLDREERRQFARAMLGDTLAAIRAAGGDPEVLATAPLDADGPVTVDDRALTEAVNGAFGPETETAVVMADLPLATPEALRALFEVSGDVVLAPGRGGGTNAIVARHPDFRVDYHGGSFLKHRAAAAGLGSVEVVDSYRLATDVDEPDDLVEVLLHGEGRAADWLRDVGFELVRRESRLAVRRTRT
- a CDS encoding amidohydrolase family protein — encoded protein: MMKDDDGTETDVSRRNYLKGTGSALAALSFVPAGAAAAEGHDAAGSASSEGSVGGRTLIENGTVVTVDPDLGVLHDADVLVEGGRIARIDHDIDASADEVIDAGDSIVVPGFVNTHLHAWQAGVRGVAGDWSFTEYLDTMLGEISSHYTPEDAYLGNLFGGIEQLNAGTTTILDWFHIANSPDHTDRAIDGLEEAGIRAVFAHGQPGDDSATWWEESTKPHPDDIRRLHDERFPANDGLLTLAMGIRGPDYSTDEVVTQDIELARELGIPASMHIGSLGPGGVETLDELDLLGDDLNYVHANRLTDEEFGLIGDSGGSVSITPEVEMQMGMGMPALRETIDGGGIPSIGVDIVSGVSGDMFTQTRVGLQTQRALDNQPTIDAGGQVEELSLSARDALELATIEGARALGLDDEIGSLTPGKRADMTLIGADDVNTTPVHDPIETVVFQTGIENVDTVLVDGRVVKRDGDLCNATARDKQDRLVESGRRILAESGL